CGGCATGATCGCCGCGGCCAAGCATCCGATGATCTATTGCGGCGGTGGAATTATTTCCGGCGAAGCGTCGGCGGAGTTGCTGGAATTTGTTGAGCGTTCGCAAATCCCAGTCGCGACGACTTTGATGGGTATCGGCGGTTTTCCCGAAACGCATGAGCTGTCGCTGAAATGGCTGGGCATGCACGGGACGGTTTACGCGAACAACGCGGTGAACGAGGCCGACTTGCTGCTGGCTATCGGCGTGCGTTTTGACGACCGCGTGACGGGCAAAATCGAGACGTTTGCCGAGCACGGCACGATTGTTCACATCGACATCGACAACTCGGAGATCAACAAAAACAAAGTCGTGCGCCTGCCGATCTTGAGCGACGTGAAGTACGCCCTGACTCGACTGAACGAGTTGCTCGCCAAGAGCGGTCGCGAGAGGGTAAAAACCGGTTTTACCGCGTTCCCAGACTGGTATATCCAGATCAACTCTTGGAGAAAAGAATTCCCGTTTTGTTTCAAAGACACCGAGGAACTCATCCAGCCGCAATATCCGATTCAACTCCTTTGCGAGATGACCAAGGGCGAGGCGATCATCACGACCGGCGTGGGTCAGCATCAAATGTGGGCCGCGCAACATTACGACTACGATAAACCCCGGACTTTGATCACCTCCGCCGGCCTCGGCACGATGGGCTTCGGCCTGCCCGCCGCCATTGGAGCCAAAGTCGCGTTTCCCGACAAGGAAGTCATCGACATCGACGGCGACGGCTCGTTTTTGATGAACGTTCAGGAGCTGGCCCTCGCTCATATCGAGAAGATCGCCGCCAAAGTCATCATTCTAAACAACCAATACCTCGGCATGGTCGTGCAATGGGAAGACCGCTTCTACAAGAGCAACCGCGGCCACACTTTCCTCGGCGACCCGGACGATTTGGAGCGCATTTATCCCGATTACCCGACGATGTGCGCCGGGTTTGGCGTCACTTGCGAGCGCGTCATTCACAAGAAAGACCTCCGCGCCGCCATCCAGCGGATGCTCGATTCCAAGGAATGTTACGTCCTCGACGTCATGGTTCCCTACACCGAGCACGTGTTGCCGATGATTCCGAGCGGCGGGAGCTACAAGGACGTCATCACTGAGGGCCGCGACACGTTGCAGGCCGGTTCGGGTTTGTAAAACCGCGCCCCGGCGGCCTTCGTGATTCTAAAGGGCGTCCAGAACGAGTTGGGGAGTAATGACTTCAGGCAGCACTCGAGGAGACAGGGTGCGGTCAGCAGGGTAGATGATGTAGAGAGGCACGCCCGCGCGTCCGTAGTGTTTGAGGACTTTGGTAATGGCGGGATCGCCGCTGGTCCAGTCGGCTTCAAGAAAGAAGATGTGGCGGTCACGAAAAGCAGACTGAACGGCAGCGGAGTCGATGGTGAGACGTTTATTCGTTTTGCAGGAGAGGCACCAATCGGCGGTGAAATCGACGAAAACGGTCTGATCGGTGGCCAGTGCGGCGGCGAGTTGCGCGTCGAAACTAAGGGTGGATTTCGCAATTTCCCGCTTGGGTTGGAACCAGATGCAAGTGGAGGCGATGAGTCCGAGGACGATGACGAGAGCTATCGCACCAAAGCGTTTCAAGCCTGTTTTCACAGCAGGAGCCAGGAAGGTGCCGTAAATCCAAGCTCCCAAGCCGCAAAGGAGGAGTAGAGTGCCGAGAAAAGCGACGGCGTTGACGCCTAGTTGACGCCCTACGATCCAGATGAACCAGACGAGAGTGGCCAATAGTAGGAAGCCCATGAATTCCTTGAGGTGAACCATCCACATTCCGGGTCTAGGCAGGAAGCGCAGCCAGCGGGGATTTGCACAAATGAGCAGGTAGGGCGAGCTCATGCCGAGAGCGATGGCAGCAAAGACGGCAAGGAGTGACAGCGGGGGCTGGGTAAGGGCAAAAGCCAGTGTGGTTCCCAAGTAAGGCGCGGTACAGGGAGTGCCAAGGATGGTGGCAAACATGCCTTGAAAGAAAGCTCCACCATAGCCGTCGTTTCCGGCGGTATTGTCGAGTTTGGTAATGGTAGAGCTCGGCAATGTGATCTCGAAGACGCCAAGTAAATTCAGAGCGAAGAGAAAGATGAGAATGCAGAGGCCGATATTAAACCAAGGGTTTTGGAATTGCTGAGCCCAGACGATTTCACGTCCGGTAGAGCGAAGAATAAGTAGAACAACGGCGATACCCAGGAACCAGGCAAACATGCCTGCCGCAAAGGCGAGGCCAAGCCGCATAATCCGCTGCCGCGATTCCCCGGCTTGCTTAACGAAAGAAAACATCTTCAGCGAAATCACGGGAAGAACACAGGGCATGAGATTCAGGATCAACCCGCCGATAAAACCGAAGAGCAAGGCAGGGAGAAGAGTAAGGTTGGAGGTCGGCGGAACGGAGGGGGCGGTAATGACCTTGTTAGGAACAAGCGTCTTGTAGTGGGCAAAAAAAACATTATCGGGACTACTAAATACCTTGCCTGTGGTGAGATGAAGAGTGAGGTCCGCCTTGCCGGGCACACACATGTTTTTGCAGACTAGCCAGCTCGCTTGAGCGCCGATAGTGATCCCACTCTCGGGCAGCTTGGCGGGCGGAGTGACCGTGGCAAAGAGAAGGACTTCACCACTGTAAACATTTACTTGGAGATTGCCCTCTTCTTTAACAACATGATGCGCAGGCCACTGCAGATCACCGACTTGAAATCCAGCAGGCAGTGTCCAATCGATTTTTGTCGGCAAACCGGTGTCGCCGGGCAACCGCCAGTAGATGTGCCAACCGGGTGCCATAGTTAAAAGGACGCCGACTTGGAATGACTTTCCCGAAGCTATGCTGGTGGTGTCGGAAATGAGACGTGCATTAACTAGTGTTTGTCCTTCATAGATTTGGGTAGAAGCGCTGGCGAGCAGGCAAAAGAGCGCGACTAAAGAGAGCGCGAACTTTTTGGGGTCTAGTTTTAGTTTCATGTTAGGAGAAAAATGCATCAAAGGCTCACATAATTCCTCCTGAAAACTAACCTAATGAATTATTTGTGACAGTATTGTCACGAAGTGCCATTTCTAGTTCTTCCAGATGACAATATTGTCATGGCACTGTCATTTGTTTCCCTGGAAATGCCCACGAATGTGAGTCCGTAGCTTTAATGGAGCTACAGTTAGTAGAAGAATAAAAAAAACAGCAAAGAAACAAAACAAACAAACACAAAATGAAAAAACAAATAGCCAGCTATTTGGTGATCGGTGTGCTTTGCTGCGGGCACACGGTGAATGCAATGTATTCACCCAAAGTAGATACTAGTAATCAGATCATTGCGTCCGAAGGCAATGAAGCTCCTCCCAGCGGAGACCCTGGTTATGTTGAGGGTAATGGCTCTACTTCAGAAATGAGGAGAAGGCCGAAGCCGAAACCAAAACCGAAGCCACCAAAACCAAAACCGAAGCCAAAACCTCCGGTCTCAAAGCCTTCGTAAACGAGTGAGGATATAAAAATCTCGCCGTAGGATATTTCCTCCGAGGCAACGCCCAAAATTCCAGCGTGCAGGCTTTCATTCCTGCACGCTGGTATCCTGAAAGTCAGAAATTTCACAACTTAAAACCATGATTAACATCTCTTCCTTTAGCGCGCTGCCTTTTCAAATCCGGGTTTGGGCGCTGGTCGGCATGGTCTATCTATTTGTCATCTCAAGCGCCATTGCGGAGAACTTCTTTGACACACGCTACCAGTATTACCAGGAAGATCATAACCGCATCCGGGTGGATTCGGAGTATTCGCTCTTTAGCCTCGATATTAACGACACGCTGGTCCTCGACGGTTCTTTACTATATAGCGCGATCTCCGGGGCATCACCCACTGGCCTACCCGCTTGGACCAAGGGAGGTAACGTCCCTGTGGTGGAAATGCACGACAAGCGCTACGCCTTTACTCTGGGTCTAGCCAAACAATGGCAAAACCACACGATCGCTGCTGGATTCTCGTATAGCAATGAATCGGATTATATCTCCTATGGTTATTCTCTCCAGGATACTATTTCGCTTAATCAGAAGAATACCGATCTCGTCCTGGGATTTGCTATTTCGGACGACACAGTGGGAGCTAATGGCTCTGCGCTCAGTGCAGCCAAAAGAAGCTATGATGCCATTATCGGAATAAACCAGATTCTAACCCCCAACGATTTGTTAAGTGTCAATCTAACCTTGGGCTGGAAGCAAGGTTACCTGAGCGATCCTTACAAACGCACCTTATTCTCTGGGTTCTTCGACTACTACGGAACCATATATCCCTATGATTATGTGAAAGGCGATGTGAGGCCTGACCGAAAGTTCGAGCAGCTACTATTCGCCCAGTGGACACACTACATTTCTTGGGCCGATGCAAGCATGGAAACATCGTATCGCTTCGGCCATAACGATAGCGACATCTTTTCGCATACCGCCAGAATCGCATTTTACAAATCGTTTTTCGACGGGCGAGTAACCATTGGGCCTAGCTTTCGCTATTATCGACAAACAGCGGCCAGTTTCTACGACACTCAGTTTAAGGGAAATCCGAAATACTATTCCTCTGATTATCGCCTGTCTGCCGAGCAAACCTTTACCTATGGTTTGCAGGTGCGGGCTTACCCCATTAAAGCACTCAAGGACCGCCTCGCTTTGGATCTTGGCTATGAGCGCTATCTCATCGAGGGATTGGATCACAAGACATCGCAATCGGCCTATCCCGATGCCAACTCAATAACGGTCGGCATGCATTGGGGATTCTAACTTATTTCAAATGACTGGAATTGCTTCAGTAATAAACACGCCTCTCGCAGCAGCCGGAATAACGGAGTGCGCTGATGAATTTTATGAGATTGATTTCTATGCACTCGGTTCGCAGTGCCAGCTAATCTATGAAGCGGAGAACTTAGCCAAGGCAGAAGCCTATCATCAGGCAGCAGGCCAATGGCTGGGGCGATTTGAGGCACGCTATTCCCGTTTCCAGCCCGACAGCGAAGTGTGCCGCGTCAATGCAATGGCCGGAATAAGGTTAGTCGAAATTGATGCAGAGTTTGAGATGCTGCTCGATCTCTGCGAGCAGTGTCATTTCGTTACTCAAGGCGCTTTCGATGCGACTTCTTTGCCGCTGAGTTTACTATGGGATTGGAAGCGGAAGCGCGATTCCCTGCCCACGGAAGAGGAGATCGCGCAAGCTAGAAGTCTCGTAGGTTGGCTGCGAGTCGAAAGATCACCGGGTCGTATTTTTCTTCCGCAAAAAGGCATGATGCTGGATCTCGGCGGAGTGGGCAAGGAATTTGCAGTGGATTGTTTGCGCCAGTTAGCCGTCGGAATGGGGATTACGAATATTATGGTGAACCTAGGAGGTGACATCGCTGTGCTGGGCGAGTCTTACGAAGCCGGGGCATGGTATGTCGGTCTGGAAGATCCAGCACGGCCAGGCGAAACTTACTGTGGACTCCGCCTGCGCAGTGGCACCACCGTGGCGACTTCGGGAGACTACCGCAGACGCTTTGAATTTGAGGGGCGCAGCTATGGGCATGTACTGGATTGTCGCTCTGGCTGGCCTGTTGCGAATGGAACCAAATCGGCAACCGTTATCGCCAATCGCTGCACAGCTGCGGGATTGCTTTCCACCTCGGCCTTGGTGTTGGGGGGCCAAAACGCCATTGCCATGCTGGATCGCACGCAAAACGTCGAAGGCTGTCTCTGGTGCGATGGAAAGTTA
This genomic stretch from Chthoniobacterales bacterium harbors:
- the ilvB gene encoding biosynthetic-type acetolactate synthase large subunit — encoded protein: MNGAEILVACMEREGVDTIFAYPGGASMPIHQALTKSTKIRTLLPRHEQGGVFAAGGYARATGRAGVCMATSGPGATNLVTGIADAFMDSIPLIAITGQVPQAMIGRGAFQETDVFGMTLPIVKHNYLVWDVNEIPRIVKEAFYIAQSGRPGPVLIDVPKNIQNSRTQPVFPVNIDLRGYQPSPKADDLALNEVIGMIAAAKHPMIYCGGGIISGEASAELLEFVERSQIPVATTLMGIGGFPETHELSLKWLGMHGTVYANNAVNEADLLLAIGVRFDDRVTGKIETFAEHGTIVHIDIDNSEINKNKVVRLPILSDVKYALTRLNELLAKSGRERVKTGFTAFPDWYIQINSWRKEFPFCFKDTEELIQPQYPIQLLCEMTKGEAIITTGVGQHQMWAAQHYDYDKPRTLITSAGLGTMGFGLPAAIGAKVAFPDKEVIDIDGDGSFLMNVQELALAHIEKIAAKVIILNNQYLGMVVQWEDRFYKSNRGHTFLGDPDDLERIYPDYPTMCAGFGVTCERVIHKKDLRAAIQRMLDSKECYVLDVMVPYTEHVLPMIPSGGSYKDVITEGRDTLQAGSGL
- a CDS encoding thioredoxin family protein, with protein sequence MHFSPNMKLKLDPKKFALSLVALFCLLASASTQIYEGQTLVNARLISDTTSIASGKSFQVGVLLTMAPGWHIYWRLPGDTGLPTKIDWTLPAGFQVGDLQWPAHHVVKEEGNLQVNVYSGEVLLFATVTPPAKLPESGITIGAQASWLVCKNMCVPGKADLTLHLTTGKVFSSPDNVFFAHYKTLVPNKVITAPSVPPTSNLTLLPALLFGFIGGLILNLMPCVLPVISLKMFSFVKQAGESRQRIMRLGLAFAAGMFAWFLGIAVVLLILRSTGREIVWAQQFQNPWFNIGLCILIFLFALNLLGVFEITLPSSTITKLDNTAGNDGYGGAFFQGMFATILGTPCTAPYLGTTLAFALTQPPLSLLAVFAAIALGMSSPYLLICANPRWLRFLPRPGMWMVHLKEFMGFLLLATLVWFIWIVGRQLGVNAVAFLGTLLLLCGLGAWIYGTFLAPAVKTGLKRFGAIALVIVLGLIASTCIWFQPKREIAKSTLSFDAQLAAALATDQTVFVDFTADWCLSCKTNKRLTIDSAAVQSAFRDRHIFFLEADWTSGDPAITKVLKHYGRAGVPLYIIYPADRTLSPRVLPEVITPQLVLDAL
- a CDS encoding DUF3570 domain-containing protein, with the translated sequence MINISSFSALPFQIRVWALVGMVYLFVISSAIAENFFDTRYQYYQEDHNRIRVDSEYSLFSLDINDTLVLDGSLLYSAISGASPTGLPAWTKGGNVPVVEMHDKRYAFTLGLAKQWQNHTIAAGFSYSNESDYISYGYSLQDTISLNQKNTDLVLGFAISDDTVGANGSALSAAKRSYDAIIGINQILTPNDLLSVNLTLGWKQGYLSDPYKRTLFSGFFDYYGTIYPYDYVKGDVRPDRKFEQLLFAQWTHYISWADASMETSYRFGHNDSDIFSHTARIAFYKSFFDGRVTIGPSFRYYRQTAASFYDTQFKGNPKYYSSDYRLSAEQTFTYGLQVRAYPIKALKDRLALDLGYERYLIEGLDHKTSQSAYPDANSITVGMHWGF
- a CDS encoding FAD:protein FMN transferase, translating into MTGIASVINTPLAAAGITECADEFYEIDFYALGSQCQLIYEAENLAKAEAYHQAAGQWLGRFEARYSRFQPDSEVCRVNAMAGIRLVEIDAEFEMLLDLCEQCHFVTQGAFDATSLPLSLLWDWKRKRDSLPTEEEIAQARSLVGWLRVERSPGRIFLPQKGMMLDLGGVGKEFAVDCLRQLAVGMGITNIMVNLGGDIAVLGESYEAGAWYVGLEDPARPGETYCGLRLRSGTTVATSGDYRRRFEFEGRSYGHVLDCRSGWPVANGTKSATVIANRCTAAGLLSTSALVLGGQNAIAMLDRTQNVEGCLWCDGKLYETRGFRRSILPKDWFD